In Carya illinoinensis cultivar Pawnee chromosome 9, C.illinoinensisPawnee_v1, whole genome shotgun sequence, the following are encoded in one genomic region:
- the LOC122275766 gene encoding auxin response factor 6, protein MRLSSAGLSPQTQEGEKRVLNSELWHACAGPLVSLPAAGSRVVYFPQGHSEQVAASTNREVDAHIPNYPSLPPQLICQLHNVTMHADIETDEVYAQMTLQPLNPQEQKDAYLPADLGTPSKQPTNYFCKTLTASDTSTHGGFSVPRRAAEKVFPPLDFSQQPPAQELIARDLHDNEWKFRHIFRGQPKRHLLTTGWSVFVSAKRLVAGDSVLFIWNEKNQLLLGIRRANRPQTVMPSSVLSSDSMHLGLLAAAAHAAATNSRFTIFYNPRASPSEFVIPLAKYVKAVYHTRVSVGMRFRMLFETEESSVRRYMGTITGISDLDPVRWSNSHWRSVKVGWDESTAGERQPRVSLWEIEPLTTFPMYPSPFPLRLKRPWQPGFPSFGIKEDDLGINSPLMWLRGDNGDRGIQPLNFQGIGVTPWIQPRLDASMLGLHTDMYQAMAAAALQEMRAVDPSKQSHTSLLQFQQPQNLQSRSSALMQPQMVQQSQSQQAFQQGVQENQHQHQSHSQGQTQSQLLQQQLHQHSFNCQQQQQQQQQQQQQQQQLLGHQQISSTVSTISQFASSSQSQSPSLQAISSLCQQQSFSDSNGNPVTSPIVSPIHSLLGSYPQDESTHLLNLSRTNSLIPSAAWSSKRAAVEPLISPVASQCALPQVEKLGLPQTNISPNSISLPPFPGRECSIDQGGTDPQSHLLFGVNIEPSSLLMQNGMSGLRGVGSESDSTTITFPSSNYMSTAGTDFSLNPAMTPSSCIDESGFLQSPENVGQVNPPTRAFVKVYKSGSFGRSLDITKFSSYHELRGELARMFGLEGELEDPQRSGWQLVFVDRENDVLLLGDDPWPEFVNSVWCIKILSPQEVQQMGRPDSELLNSVPIQRLSNTGCDDYANRQDSRNLSSGITSVGSLEY, encoded by the exons ATGAGGCTCTCTTCAGCTGGTCTTAGTCCTCAAACACAGGAAG GGGAGAAGAGAGTTCTAAATTCTGAACTCTGGCATGCTTGTGCGGGTCCTCTCGTTTCGCTACCGGCTGCTGGAAGCCGTGTTGTCTATTTCCCCCAGGGTCATAGTGAGCAG GTTGCTGCATCAACCAACAGGGAAGTTGATGCCCATATTCCTAACTACCCAAGTTTGCCTCCACAACTTATCTGTCAACTTCACAATGTGACCATGCAT GCAGATATTGAGACAGATGAAGTATATGCACAGATGACCTTGCAACCACTGAATCCG CAAGAGCAAAAGGATGCCTACCTCCCAGCAGATTTGGGCACCCCCAGCAAGCAGCCaacaaattatttttgtaaaacctTGACAGCCAGTGACACAAGCACTCATGGAGGTTTCTCTGTTCCTCGCCGAGCAGCTGAAAAAGTGTTCCCTCCACTG GACTTCTCCCAGCAGCCTCCAGCTCAAGAGTTAATTGCAAGGGATTTGCATGATAATGAATGGAAATTTAGACATATATTTCGTG GCCAGCCGAAAAGGCACCTCCTTACAACAGGATGGAGTGTATTTGTAAGTGCTAAAAGACTTGTTGCTGGCGACTCTGTGCTTTTTATCTG GAATGAAAAGAATCAATTACTTCTTGGCATCCGGCGAGCTAATCGACCACAAACTGTGATGCCTTCATCAGTTCTATCCAGTGATAGCATGCACTTAGGCCTTCTTGCTGCTGCCGCTCATGCAGCTGCAACAAACAGCCGTTTCACGATATTCTATAACCCAAG GGCTAGTCCATCAGAATTCGTCATACCACTGGCCAAGTACGTTAAAGCAGTCTATCATACTCGTGTTTCAGTCGGCATGCGCTTTCGGATGCTGTTTGAAACAGAAGAATCAAGTGTCCGTCG TTACATGGGTACAATAACCGGCATAAGTGACTTGGATCCTGTTAGGTGGTCGAATTCACATTGGCGCTCTGTCAAG GTTGGCTGGGATGAATCCACAGCAGGGGAGAGACAGCCAAGGGTGTCCCTATGGGAGATTGAACCATTGACAACGTTCCCCATGTATCCATCTCCATTCCCTCTCAGGCTTAAGCGACCTTGGCAACCAGGATTTCCATCTTTTG GCATTAAGGAGGATGATCTAGGAATTAATTCTCCTCTTATGTGGCTACGAGGAGATAATGGAGATCGTGGAATCCAACCTTTGAACTTTCAGGGAATTGGGGTCACACCATGGATTCAACCAAGGCTTGATGCTTCCATGCTTGGTTTGCATACTGATATGTATCAAGCTATGGCTGCTGCTGCACTTCAGGAGATGAGAGCTGTAGATCCTTCTAAACAATCACATACATCCCTTCTGCAATTCCAGCAACCGCAGAATCTCCAAAGTAGGTCTTCTGCTTTGATGCAGCCCCAGATGGTGCAGCAGTCTCAATCTCAGCAGGCCTTTCAGCAAGGTGTTCAAGAAAACCAGCATCAGCATCAATCTCACTCTCAGGGTCAAACTCAATCACAGCTTCTCCAGCAACAGTTGCATCAGCATTCATTCAATTGTCAGCAgcaacagcagcagcaacaacaacaacaacaacagcagCAGCAACTACTTGGCCATCAACAGATTTCGAGTACTGTCTCTACGATATCACAGTTTGCTTCATCCTCTCAATCTCAGTCACCATCCTTGCAAGCAATCTCTTCACTATGCCAACAGCAGAGTTTTTCTGATTCGAATGGGAATCCTGTGACCAGCCCTATTGTTTCTCCTATACACAGTCTTTTGGGTTCATATCCCCAGGATGAATCAACCCACCTTCTCAACCTTTCAAGAACTAACTCGTTGATTCCTTCTGCTGCTTGGTCATCAAAGCGAGCTGCAGTTGAACCTCTTATTTCTCCTGTAGCTTCTCAGTGTGCTTTGCCCCAAGTGGAGAAGTTGGGTCTGCCCCAGACTAATATCTCTCCAAATTCTATTTCATTGCCACCTTTTCCTGGTAGGGAGTGCTCCATTGACCAAGGAGGTACTGACCCTCAGAGCCATCTTCTATTTGGCGTTAATATAGAGCCATCATCTCTTCTAATGCAAAATGGGATGTCAGGTCTTAGGGGAGTTGGCAGCGAGAGTGACTCCACAACCATAACCTTTCCTTCTTCTAATTATATGAGTACTGCAGGCACCGATTTCTCACTTAATCCAGCAATGACACCTTCCAGTTGCATTGATGAATCTGGTTTCCTGCAGTCTCCAGAAAATGTGGGCCAAGTAAACCCACCAACAAGAGCCTTTGTTAAG GTTTACAAGTCGGGGTCCTTTGGTAGATCACTTGATATCACCAAATTTAGTAGTTATCATGAGTTGCGCGGTGAGCTAGCTCGTATGTTTGGCCTTGAAGGCGAGTTGGAGGACCCTCAGAGATCAGGCTGGCAGCTTGTATTTGTCGACCGGGAGAATGATGTTCTTCTGCTCGGCGATGACCCCTGGCC GGAATTTGTAAACAGTGTGTGGTGTATCAAGATCCTGTCACCCCAGGAAGTGCAGCAAATGGGCAGGCCAGACTCAGAGCTTCTGAACTCAGTACCAATTCAGAGGCTGTCTAATACCGGCTGCGATGACTATGCAAACCGGCAGGACTCAAGAAATTTGAGCTCTGGGATAACGTCTGTGGGGTCTCTCGAGTACTGA